Part of the Flavobacterium sp. MDT1-60 genome, AAATCCAATTTTTACTTTTCTATCAATAATAAAATTATTTCTTGAAAGATTTTCATTTTCTTCGGTTTCATCAAATAAGGTTGCTTGCTTATCAATTTTCCTATAATAAGTATTTCTTTTTAAAAACATTTTATTTAGATAATCAATCTTGATGTCGCGATAATCATAAATAGTTGGAGTAATTTCAGAACGTTGTACTCTGCCAATATATTGAATCAGCTTTCCTTCGAAAGAAAATGGATAAACTAAAAAGAGACAATTGGCATTTTGTAAATCAGTTCCTTCTCCAAAGAATTGTCCGGTAGTAATTAAAACTTGATAATTTTCTTCTTTCAGTAATTTCCATTTTGAATTTCTATTGCTTTCAGAATCTTCTCCACTTAATGTAATTACTTCATAAGATTGTTTTAAATATTGGTAAAGAGAGTCAATATGTTCTTTGCGTTCTGTAATAATAACAATTTTCTTGTCTGATTTTAGTTCATTAGTAATATCATCAAAAATGGCTTTGTTTCGAGCAGAATCATGAATTAAAATTTTTGATAATGTTTCAAATTTGTCTGTTTTTGAATTAAAGGGAACTTCAAGTTCTGTATTTCTAATAATAATTTTTGGCTTTTTAGCAGTACTTATTTCATTGTGTTTTATCTCTGCAATTATTTCGCCCAAATAAATAGAAATCAATTTACTGCCGTTGTACTTTCTGAAAGGAGTTGCTGTTAATCCATAAAGATAAAATGTATGAAATTTTGAAACGGTATTTCTAAAAGTTTCTGCAGGAATGTGATGACACTCATCTATTAAAATAGTTCCAAAAGAATTTAGAAGTTTTTCGCTCTCAGGTTTTTCTAATTCTTTTGATAAACTTTGAATCATGGCAACTGTTATTTGTTTTCCAATTTTGGTTTTGCCTTGTCCAATTTTTCCAATTTCATTATTTGGAATTCCTAAAAAAGTTTGGATTCTTTCTATCCATTGATCAGCAATTTGTTTGCGATGTGTAATGATTAAAGTGGATTGTTTTCTGTCTGTAATAATTTTTAGTCCCAGAATTGTCTTTCCCGAACCTGGGGGAGCCACAATAATGCCAAGATCTTTCTTGGAGATAGTATCAATTATTATTTGTTGATGTTCTAGGAGTTGTGCATTAAATAAAAAAGAAACCTCATTAAGCTTTTTTCTTTCATCTTTAAAATCGAATTCGATTTTATTATCCCTGCAAAATCGAATTATTTTCCCAATAAAACCTCTTGGAATTAATACTTCGTTTTCAGTTTCTTCGATCAGTTTGAAATATCGCTCTTTTCCGAAAGTATTTTTACCCATCTTCTTTTTTATCAAGAATTCGGAATTCAAAAAGTTCAATTCTTCTTTAAGAAAATTAATAAATAAAAGTGGAATAGCGTTGTGATTAATTCTGACAACATTGTCCCATCTTATTGTTAACCCTTTCTCATATAGTATTTTCACAGTTGAATCTGGAATATTTTCAGAAATGTTTTGACTTTGGTATAATTCATTAAGTTGTATTGTTGAAATTTTTCGAATGTTCCTTAAAAAATCCCATTGATCCAGAATTGGCTCTAAATTTTGAATGTCTAAAAAACAATTATTTCCTTGCTCAAATGTTTTCTTATAAAGAGGAAGTGCTATCAAATTTCCGAAACCTTTACCAGACAAGAAATCTTGATTCGGAAACATTCTGTCAAAGCTGGATCTTTTATCAAATAAAGAAAAAACACCAGTTTGTAATAAAATAGAAATAAATATTTGCCTGCTTTTTATTGCAGGATAAGGTTGTTCGAAAAATATCCAAACATGTCCACCTTTTCCTGATCGAGAACGTTCTAAATAGGCATGAATCCCTTTTTCATTACAGGCATTTATAAATTTTCCACAATCATTGATCCAGTCGACTTTATCAAAATCAGCAACAATAAACCAAGATGTATTGTCTTTAAGTAAAGGATAAACTCCAATGTGCTGTTCTCCGTTTAAATGTTTTTCAATTTCTCTTTCTGAGAAAGGCAAATATTCTTTATCTGTATAAGTTTGAAAAGTGCCACCATTCATTTTATGTATTCTATATCGATATGGATCATAAAAGTAGGAGGGCATATAGCCACTTTTATTTCCTTTTTCCCATCGAATAGCAAATACATCATCTCTTCCGGTAAAAAGAGATTTGAAAAGTTGAATATTATGTACTGAAACTGAAGATATCATTTTATTACTCAGTTAAACCATTTAAGTCAGTTACAAATATATTAAAGGAGAAGTTAGATTTTTAATTTCTTAATTTAAAATTATCATGTAGTTTAATTTATGGATATAGATATTTTTAAATAATTCAATATTTAAAAAGTATAACGAAAAAGTGTGATTCCTTTTGAAAACAAGATAGGATTATTTGTGCTGAAGTATTTTTTTACTTTGAAAAGTAGTGCTGTTTAAGCTGAGGTCTGGTTTTTTATTGTACACATTATCAGGGTAATAGTTTTTTATTTTGTTTGATTCCTCACTTGAATTCCTCACTCAGTGAGGATTTTTTTTAAACAAAAAACCCTTAAACATTTGATGTTTAAGGGTTTGTGAGTAGCGAGGACGGGAGTTGAACCCGTGACCTCAGGGTTATGAATCCTGCGCTCTAACCAACTGAGCTACCTCGCCAAAATTGCAAGTGAACCGTGTTCCTCATTGCGGGTGCAAATATAAAAATATTATTAGAGCTTACAAGCATAAAATGAAGAAAAAAAAATATTTTTAAAAATGCATTGTTTTTGGACATATATTCTTATATTTCGAAAAAATTAAAAGTAGCACATGGATCCAAAAATACGTTACGAAATCGAGTTTCCTATAAATTCTTCGCCGCAATTATTATATCAATATATATCAACCCCTTCAGGTTTGTCAGAATGGTTTGCAGACAATGTAAACTCAAGAGGTGAATTCTTTACTTTCATCTGGAATGACTCGCAGGAAAAAGCGCGTTTGGCTTCTAAAAAAACGGGAGAAAAAGTCAAATTCAAATGGGTTGACGAAAGCAGCAAGGATACTGAGTATTTTTTCGAATTGCATATTTTAGTTGATGAATTAACTAAAGATGTATCATTAATGGTGGTTGATTTCGCTGAAAAAGAAGAAGTAGGAGAAGCTAAACAATTGTGGGAGAATCAGATTTCAGATCTGAAACATCTTATAGGTTCTGTTTAGTAAAAGTCTATTTTATACCTTATATTTGCCCTGAACAAAATTCAGGGTTTTTTTTATGATCAATTTTAATGGAAACATAGCAGCGGAAAACGATAATATATTAACTCAAAATCGCGCTTTTTTGTATGGTGATGGTGTTTTTGAAACACTGAAAATAATCAACAACAAAATTCTGTTTCTGGAAGATCATTATTTTAGGCTAATGGCTTCAATGCGTGTGGTTAGAATGGAAATTCCAATGAACTTTACAATGGAGTTCTTTGAAGAGCAAGTTTTAAAATTAGTTCATGAAAAAGGAATTTCGGCTTCAGCAAGAGTCCGAATTACTGTTTTTAGAAATGATGGTGGTTTGTATTTGCCAAAAACAAATGAAGTCTCCTATTTAATTCATGCAACTCCTCTTGACAAAGCTTCTTATGCATTAAATACGTCTGAATATGAAGTCGATTTGTATAAAGATTTCTATGTGACCAAACAATTATTATCGTCGATTAAAACGACGAATAAAATGATAAATGTGACCGGAAGTATTTTTGCTCACGAAAATGGTTTGGCAAATTGCCTTTTAGTAAACGACACGAAAAACGTAGTTGAAGGTTTACAGGGTAATTTATTTATGTTGATAGGTAAAAAACTAATTACACCTCCAATTTCTGAAGGATGTCTGAATGGAATAATGCGCAAACAAATTTTAGTTTTAGCTAAGAAATTGGATGGCATAGAAGTACTTGAAGAAATAATTTCGCCATTTGACCTTCAAAAAGCTGACGAATTATTTCTCACAAATGTAATCACAGGAATACAGCCGATAACCAAATATCGAAAAAAGGAGTTTAGAAGTGATCTGGCGCATTTATTAGTGCAAAAGCTAAATGAATCCATTTCTGAAAATTAATTCAGATATGGATTCTCAGGTGCATTTGACCATATAAGATAATCACCGCCAAGTTCAATAATTTGCTCTTTCCAGAAATGTGTGGTAGACTTGCCGATAATTTTGTTTTTATAACTATTATCAGTAATGATCCAGGAGTTTCCTTGCATTTCACTCTCGAGCTGATTTTCGTCCCAACCGGTATATCCTAAGAAAAAACGAATATTATTTTTGCTAATAGATCCGTCGTTTATTAAGTCTTTAGTAGATTCGAAATCACCTCCCCAATAAATTCCATTAGAAATCTCAACACTATTCGGGATTAACTCTGGAATATTGTGAATAAAATAAAGGTTGTCTTGTTCTACAGGGCCTCCGTTATATATCTTGAAAGTGGCGTCAATTTCAGGTATTAGATCATTAATAGTGTATTTTAATGGTTTATTAATGATAAAACCTATTGATCCTTCTTTGTTATGGTCTGCTAATAAAATTACCGATCTATTAAATGATAAATCTCCAATTATAGAAGGTTCGGCAATAAGCAGGTGTCCTTTTTTTAATTTTTCTGAAATCATACGGCTACAATTTTTATTAAATTTAGTCATAAAATTTTTAAAAACCCAAATAAAATCGTTAAACCGCACAAAAAAACCCTCCATAGGAGGGTTTTAATTATATTATAAGTTTAGAGAACTTTTCTTACTTAGTTCACTGCACCTTCTAATTCAGCTCCAGCTTTGAATTTTACAACATTCTTAGCAGCGATTTGAATAGTTTTTCCTGTTTGAGGGTTTCTACCGTCTCTAGCAGCTCTAGCAGATACTGACCAAGATCCAAAACCTACTAATGAAACTCTACCACCTTTTTTCAAAGTAGCTCCTACGTTTCCTAAAAATGATTCTAAAGCCAATTTTGCCGCAGCTTTTGTAATTCCTGCATCAGCAGCGATAGCATCGATTAATTCTGATTTGTTCATAATAATTAGTTATTAATTGTTGGTTAAAAAAAATTGTTAATACACAAATTTAGTAGGAAATCCGTTCCTTGCAAGTGTTTTCTTTAATTTTAGCAAAAATTGTTAATAACTTAGTTTTTTTGTTCATAACGCAAGCTATTCATCGATCAAAAACAGGTAGAAACCCCTGTTTTACTGACGTTAATACACCTTTGCAGTATCAGAAAAAGTTATCCCATTTAGCAATTCTGCCACTTGCATTCTCTTTTTGCCGGGTAATTGCAAACTCAATAGCTGTAAAAAGCCATCCTGAATTGCAACTTTGATTTCTTTTTTGCTACAAATCAAACTTCCAACTTCGTAAGAATGTGCTTCTGAAACCAATTTTGCTTCATATATTTTAATAGATTGGTCTTCCTCTTTATCTTTCAAAAAACACCACGAAGCAGGATATGGACTTAAACCTCTAATCAAATTGTTGATTTCAGCACCGGATTTTGTCCAATCAATTTTGCAGTTTTCTTTGTTGAGTTTGTAAGCCGTTTTAATTTCTTCGTTATCTTCCTGAATCGTTGTAGTTACATTTCCGTTTTCGATCACTTTTAAAGTGTCAATAACAGTTTCGCTTCCTAATAACATTAAACGGTCGTGTAATTGTCCGGCACTTTCTTCTGGTTCAATAGCAATTTCCGAATTCAAAATCATTGCTCCGGTATCAATTTTATCGTCGATAAAAAAAGTGGTAACACCGGTTTTAGTTTCTCCATTAATAATAGCCCAGTTAATAGGTGCTGCACCACGATAATTTGGTAATAAGGATGCGTGAAGATTAAAGGTTCCTAAACCTGGCATTTCCCAAACTACTTTAGGCAACATTCTAAAAGCAACCACAATTTGTAAATTGGCGTTTAAAGCTTTTAGCTCTGCTAAAAAAGCTTCATCTTTTAAATTGGTTGGTTGTAATAAAGTAAGATTGTTCGCCAGTGCATAATCTTTCACTGCCGAGTATTTTATTTTTTGTCCGCGCCCCGCTGGCTTGTCTGCAGCCGTAATCACGCCAACAACATCGT contains:
- a CDS encoding DEAD/DEAH box helicase, which translates into the protein MISSVSVHNIQLFKSLFTGRDDVFAIRWEKGNKSGYMPSYFYDPYRYRIHKMNGGTFQTYTDKEYLPFSEREIEKHLNGEQHIGVYPLLKDNTSWFIVADFDKVDWINDCGKFINACNEKGIHAYLERSRSGKGGHVWIFFEQPYPAIKSRQIFISILLQTGVFSLFDKRSSFDRMFPNQDFLSGKGFGNLIALPLYKKTFEQGNNCFLDIQNLEPILDQWDFLRNIRKISTIQLNELYQSQNISENIPDSTVKILYEKGLTIRWDNVVRINHNAIPLLFINFLKEELNFLNSEFLIKKKMGKNTFGKERYFKLIEETENEVLIPRGFIGKIIRFCRDNKIEFDFKDERKKLNEVSFLFNAQLLEHQQIIIDTISKKDLGIIVAPPGSGKTILGLKIITDRKQSTLIITHRKQIADQWIERIQTFLGIPNNEIGKIGQGKTKIGKQITVAMIQSLSKELEKPESEKLLNSFGTILIDECHHIPAETFRNTVSKFHTFYLYGLTATPFRKYNGSKLISIYLGEIIAEIKHNEISTAKKPKIIIRNTELEVPFNSKTDKFETLSKILIHDSARNKAIFDDITNELKSDKKIVIITERKEHIDSLYQYLKQSYEVITLSGEDSESNRNSKWKLLKEENYQVLITTGQFFGEGTDLQNANCLFLVYPFSFEGKLIQYIGRVQRSEITPTIYDYRDIKIDYLNKMFLKRNTYYRKIDKQATLFDETEENENLSRNNFIIDRKVKIGFENLEFQYGSISFKYDVPEMKTELEFDIENLEMRPEFEVLKSYFYKALKIKNITVTIQAEFENGKLISQLAFSNDLKKINKELIESVKFKFISKTFLSKSHSTEEESLLDINQLQNKSNIHLYDSGEDLLDDFLQNQKYKHQKHLQYLANNHQRTILKIRFVLTPFSFVFLLAGKSGFHIVLETLNTEEATYIWHFDNNKKSLPDNLKKVDSYLNIIRNKGRQAFMENPSENFSRILHDYSDDKKGFITWKGLLEERLT
- a CDS encoding START-like domain-containing protein, translating into MDPKIRYEIEFPINSSPQLLYQYISTPSGLSEWFADNVNSRGEFFTFIWNDSQEKARLASKKTGEKVKFKWVDESSKDTEYFFELHILVDELTKDVSLMVVDFAEKEEVGEAKQLWENQISDLKHLIGSV
- a CDS encoding aminotransferase class IV, which translates into the protein MINFNGNIAAENDNILTQNRAFLYGDGVFETLKIINNKILFLEDHYFRLMASMRVVRMEIPMNFTMEFFEEQVLKLVHEKGISASARVRITVFRNDGGLYLPKTNEVSYLIHATPLDKASYALNTSEYEVDLYKDFYVTKQLLSSIKTTNKMINVTGSIFAHENGLANCLLVNDTKNVVEGLQGNLFMLIGKKLITPPISEGCLNGIMRKQILVLAKKLDGIEVLEEIISPFDLQKADELFLTNVITGIQPITKYRKKEFRSDLAHLLVQKLNESISEN
- a CDS encoding YqgE/AlgH family protein is translated as MISEKLKKGHLLIAEPSIIGDLSFNRSVILLADHNKEGSIGFIINKPLKYTINDLIPEIDATFKIYNGGPVEQDNLYFIHNIPELIPNSVEISNGIYWGGDFESTKDLINDGSISKNNIRFFLGYTGWDENQLESEMQGNSWIITDNSYKNKIIGKSTTHFWKEQIIELGGDYLIWSNAPENPYLN
- a CDS encoding HU family DNA-binding protein, with product MNKSELIDAIAADAGITKAAAKLALESFLGNVGATLKKGGRVSLVGFGSWSVSARAARDGRNPQTGKTIQIAAKNVVKFKAGAELEGAVN
- the fmt gene encoding methionyl-tRNA formyltransferase, whose product is MEKLRIIFMGTPEFAVGILDTIIKNNYDVVGVITAADKPAGRGQKIKYSAVKDYALANNLTLLQPTNLKDEAFLAELKALNANLQIVVAFRMLPKVVWEMPGLGTFNLHASLLPNYRGAAPINWAIINGETKTGVTTFFIDDKIDTGAMILNSEIAIEPEESAGQLHDRLMLLGSETVIDTLKVIENGNVTTTIQEDNEEIKTAYKLNKENCKIDWTKSGAEINNLIRGLSPYPASWCFLKDKEEDQSIKIYEAKLVSEAHSYEVGSLICSKKEIKVAIQDGFLQLLSLQLPGKKRMQVAELLNGITFSDTAKVY